From one uncultured Paludibacter sp. genomic stretch:
- a CDS encoding hypothetical protein (Evidence 5 : Unknown function): protein MKAYVINYKSIYINLYFSYKLTAVSNPFLTFFYSSILLLKSIFALTPLSCLLVNSFTRQLFPWRIRGSNP, encoded by the coding sequence ATGAAGGCGTATGTGATTAATTATAAATCAATATATATTAATCTTTATTTTAGTTACAAGCTTACAGCTGTCAGTAACCCTTTTCTTACTTTTTTTTATTCTTCGATTTTACTCTTAAAATCTATTTTTGCATTGACTCCTCTCTCCTGTTTACTTGTCAACTCTTTTACTCGTCAACTTTTCCCGTGGAGAATAAGGGGCTCGAACCCTTGA
- a CDS encoding Potassium uptake protein TrkH, which yields MLANSEINFKLVSKIIGRLLLVESAALFFVVFITLIYAEGDGFYFIGASALALLVGGIFILLGRNAPSRVGKREGSMIVSFTWIIFSLIGALPFWLSKSIPLFTDAFFETXSGFTTTGASILNNIEELSHGMLFWRSLTHWVGGLGIIVISLALLPLFGVSGTQLFAAETSGPTKDKIHPKISETAKRLFGIYVLLTVVETIFLLFGKMNLFDAVCHSFGTIATGGFSTKQASIAYYHSPYIEYVVAIFMILSGVNFGNYYLAYKRKFEKIKENEELRYYLILLFFFAVVVTISQIDFTNLTGAGIEKAWRESFFTVTSLMTTTGMVTVDYMFWKPMAWIIFIIIMMTGASAGSTSGGIKMIRVVISAKACYYEFKRLIHPSAIIPVRYNKHIVREDILTRVIAFTLLYIIVAGLGILVLAASGMGFIESIGGMITCLGGVGPGLGMVGPMGNFSHIPEFSKWFLTLVMLTGRLELYTFLMIFTPAFWKK from the coding sequence ATGTTAGCAAATTCTGAAATTAATTTCAAACTCGTATCCAAAATTATTGGGCGACTATTATTGGTAGAAAGCGCTGCTCTTTTTTTTGTTGTCTTCATTACCCTTATTTATGCCGAAGGAGATGGTTTTTATTTCATAGGCGCATCCGCTTTAGCTTTATTGGTAGGAGGAATTTTTATTCTTTTAGGCAGAAATGCGCCGAGCAGGGTAGGTAAAAGAGAAGGTTCGATGATTGTATCTTTTACCTGGATTATTTTTTCGCTTATAGGAGCACTGCCTTTTTGGTTAAGTAAAAGTATTCCGTTATTTACCGATGCTTTTTTTGAAACTATNTCCGGTTTTACAACCACCGGAGCCTCTATATTAAACAATATTGAAGAGCTTTCTCACGGAATGTTGTTTTGGCGCTCACTTACGCATTGGGTAGGAGGTTTGGGAATTATAGTAATTTCTTTGGCGTTACTTCCATTATTTGGCGTAAGTGGAACTCAATTATTTGCGGCAGAAACCAGCGGACCAACAAAAGACAAAATTCATCCAAAAATAAGTGAAACCGCAAAAAGATTATTCGGAATTTACGTTCTTCTCACTGTGGTGGAAACAATTTTCCTTCTGTTTGGTAAAATGAACTTATTTGACGCCGTATGTCATTCTTTTGGAACTATTGCTACGGGAGGATTTTCCACAAAACAAGCAAGTATTGCCTATTATCATTCTCCATATATTGAATATGTTGTTGCCATTTTTATGATACTCTCGGGTGTAAATTTTGGTAACTATTATTTAGCATATAAAAGAAAATTTGAAAAAATAAAAGAGAACGAAGAACTTCGTTATTATCTTATTCTGTTGTTCTTTTTTGCTGTTGTTGTAACTATTTCTCAAATAGATTTTACAAATCTCACAGGGGCTGGAATTGAAAAAGCTTGGAGAGAATCATTTTTTACGGTTACTTCTTTAATGACCACAACAGGAATGGTTACTGTTGATTATATGTTTTGGAAACCTATGGCATGGATAATATTTATAATAATAATGATGACGGGAGCGTCTGCCGGTTCAACCAGTGGTGGTATTAAAATGATACGTGTTGTGATTTCGGCAAAAGCGTGTTATTATGAATTTAAACGACTCATACATCCATCTGCTATTATTCCTGTCAGATACAATAAACACATTGTTCGAGAGGATATTCTCACGCGCGTAATCGCATTTACGCTTTTGTATATTATTGTTGCCGGATTAGGAATCTTGGTTCTAGCAGCATCCGGAATGGGCTTTATTGAGTCAATAGGAGGTATGATTACCTGTCTTGGAGGCGTAGGACCTGGTTTAGGTATGGTAGGACCTATGGGAAACTTTTCACATATCCCGGAATTTAGCAAATGGTTTCTTACTTTGGTAATGTTAACGGGCAGATTAGAATTGTATACTTTTTTAATGATATTCACACCAGCTTTCTGGAAGAAGTAA
- a CDS encoding Potassium uptake protein TrkA: MKIIIAGAGEVGTHLAKLLAKENMDITLMDETPSKLLNLEASYDLLTYVGSPTSIQSLKEVGIDKADLFIAVTPFESVNMTACMLATNLGAERTLARIENYEYLQPENRVFFAKLGVDYLICPEILAAKDIVESISNTWLRQYLSFQNGALILLGIKVRENSSILNKPFSSGFFDHGKYRVVAINRSSETIIPTGADEIQAGDIVYFITMKENVEYVKQEAGKDAFDVKSIMVMGGSRIAQKTIQMLSNDISCKMLERDKEKCYFLADKLKDTLIINADGRNTEALKAEGIHDVDAFIATTANSEANILTCLEAKKMGVKKTVAEVENIDYIELAESMDIGTIINKKMIAASYIYQLTLDADVLDVRTLTSADAEVVEFIAKEGSKITKSQIKDIRLPENVNIGGIVRNGVGSIVYGNTQVQSDDHVIVFCVSSAIRKVETLFN, encoded by the coding sequence ATGAAAATTATTATTGCCGGTGCCGGAGAAGTTGGCACGCACCTTGCCAAGTTGTTGGCAAAAGAAAATATGGATATTACTTTAATGGATGAGACTCCAAGTAAATTGCTTAATTTGGAAGCGAGCTATGATTTACTTACTTATGTGGGTTCTCCTACATCTATTCAGAGTTTGAAAGAAGTTGGTATTGATAAGGCAGATTTATTTATTGCTGTAACTCCCTTTGAAAGTGTGAATATGACCGCTTGTATGCTTGCTACCAATTTGGGAGCAGAACGTACACTGGCACGCATCGAAAATTATGAATATCTTCAACCTGAGAATAGAGTTTTTTTTGCAAAGTTGGGAGTGGATTATCTTATCTGCCCCGAAATACTTGCGGCGAAAGACATAGTAGAATCGATAAGTAACACATGGTTAAGGCAGTATCTTAGTTTTCAGAACGGTGCATTGATATTATTGGGAATAAAAGTAAGAGAAAACTCATCGATTCTTAATAAGCCTTTCAGTTCCGGTTTTTTTGATCACGGGAAATACCGTGTAGTTGCTATAAATAGAAGCAGTGAAACTATCATTCCCACAGGCGCTGATGAAATACAAGCAGGAGATATTGTGTATTTTATCACGATGAAAGAAAATGTAGAATATGTAAAACAAGAGGCAGGTAAAGATGCTTTTGACGTAAAAAGTATTATGGTAATGGGCGGAAGTCGTATTGCTCAAAAAACAATTCAAATGCTTTCGAACGACATTAGCTGTAAAATGCTTGAACGCGACAAGGAAAAATGTTATTTCTTAGCCGATAAATTAAAAGATACCCTAATTATTAATGCCGATGGAAGAAATACTGAAGCGCTCAAGGCAGAAGGTATTCATGATGTGGATGCATTTATTGCNACAACAGCCAATTCTGAAGCAAATATATTAACTTGTTTGGAAGCAAAAAAAATGGGGGTGAAAAAAACGGTTGCNGAAGTAGAGAATATAGATTACATTGAACTNGCGGAAAGTATGGATATTGGTACAATCATTAATAAAAAAATGATAGCGGCAAGTTACATTTACCAATTAACTTTAGATGCCGATGTNTTGGATGTTCGTACACTTACTTCTGCTGATGCCGAAGTTGTAGAATTTATAGCCAAAGAAGGTTCAAAAATCACCAAATCACAAATCAAAGATATTCGTTTGCCCGAAAATGTAAATATAGGAGGAATTGTGCGCAATGGAGTTGGAAGTATTGTATATGGAAATACACAAGTTCAATCTGATGACCATGTAATAGTTTTTTGTGTNTCGTCAGCCATTCGGAAAGTAGAAACATTATTCAATTGA